One Candidatus Nitrososphaera evergladensis SR1 genomic window carries:
- a CDS encoding alpha/beta hydrolase, protein MSSGNVTVSEITKVEQKTREFLEGLKKQGGPPIQTLSPKDARAVLSSLQSGPVTKLPAEIEDRTIPGGPGGKEVSIRIVRPQGSGNKTLQAVMYFHGGGWVLGGSDTHDRLVRELASKANVAIVFVNYTPSPEARYPVPLEEVYAATKWVAQNGKSVNVDASRLAVAGDSVGGNMAIAVTLLAKERGGPKMTFQALFYPVTDANLDSPSYTMYQDGFWLTREGMRWFWNNYAPDNNSRKEPTASPLQAPIDQLKGLPPALIITDEFDVLRDEGEAYAHKLMQAGVPVTATRYLGTIHDFVMLNAIADTPAARGAIDQASEMLKRAVLSSAQ, encoded by the coding sequence GTGTCTTCTGGAAATGTTACAGTCTCGGAAATAACGAAAGTAGAACAAAAGACAAGGGAATTCTTGGAGGGCCTTAAGAAGCAGGGAGGCCCGCCAATCCAGACACTATCGCCAAAGGATGCCCGTGCTGTATTGTCAAGCCTTCAGTCAGGACCGGTCACAAAGCTTCCGGCCGAGATAGAGGACCGTACCATCCCTGGCGGTCCAGGCGGCAAAGAAGTATCGATCCGAATCGTCAGACCGCAAGGCAGCGGCAATAAAACCCTGCAGGCTGTAATGTATTTCCACGGGGGAGGATGGGTGCTTGGCGGTAGCGACACTCATGACAGGCTGGTAAGGGAGCTTGCCAGCAAGGCCAATGTGGCCATCGTCTTTGTCAACTATACTCCATCGCCAGAAGCCAGATATCCAGTACCATTGGAAGAGGTCTATGCCGCCACGAAATGGGTTGCGCAAAACGGCAAGTCCGTCAATGTTGACGCTTCGCGGCTGGCAGTTGCCGGTGACAGTGTAGGCGGCAACATGGCTATCGCAGTTACGTTGCTTGCCAAGGAGCGCGGAGGACCCAAGATGACCTTTCAGGCGCTCTTTTATCCAGTCACTGATGCCAATTTAGACTCTCCATCCTACACTATGTACCAGGATGGCTTTTGGCTTACTCGTGAAGGCATGAGGTGGTTCTGGAATAACTATGCGCCAGACAACAACTCCCGGAAAGAGCCTACTGCTTCGCCGCTGCAGGCTCCAATTGACCAGCTCAAGGGATTGCCGCCAGCGCTCATAATTACAGATGAGTTTGATGTACTGCGCGACGAGGGAGAGGCTTATGCCCATAAGCTGATGCAGGCAGGGGTTCCGGTGACGGCAACCCGGTATCTTGGCACCATCCACGACTTTGTAATGCTAAATGCGATAGCCGATACTCCAGCGGCCCGCGGGGCAATCGATCAGGCTTCTGAAATGCTAAAAAGGGCGGTGTTGTCATCAGCTCAATAA
- a CDS encoding CDGSH iron-sulfur domain-containing protein, protein MRKEDQNVDKSLEKKIIVSKNGPYLVSGGIPLSMQIITPNKEGFSWDWTEGRSFDTQSEYALCRCGQSKNKPFCDGTHEKIGFEGKETATRRPYVRQAKKYDGPTMVLSDAENLCAFARFCDPAGQIWNLIEQTDNSAARDLVIREANHCPAGRLVVHDKKTGKEIEHKLPPSIGVVEDPALECSGPLWIRGGIPIESHDGKRYEVRNRATLCRCGASSNMPFCNGSHASIKFRDGLD, encoded by the coding sequence ATGCGAAAGGAAGATCAGAACGTGGACAAATCTTTAGAGAAAAAGATAATCGTCAGCAAGAACGGACCCTATCTGGTTTCAGGCGGCATTCCCCTTTCAATGCAGATAATCACCCCGAACAAAGAGGGTTTTTCGTGGGATTGGACAGAGGGCAGATCGTTTGATACGCAATCAGAGTATGCGCTGTGTCGATGCGGGCAGTCAAAGAACAAGCCATTTTGCGACGGAACCCATGAGAAAATAGGATTTGAGGGAAAAGAAACCGCGACGCGCAGGCCGTATGTCAGACAAGCCAAAAAATATGACGGCCCGACAATGGTCCTTAGCGACGCGGAAAACTTGTGCGCATTTGCGCGTTTTTGCGATCCTGCAGGACAGATCTGGAATCTAATCGAGCAAACTGACAACTCTGCTGCCCGTGATCTGGTGATACGCGAAGCGAATCACTGCCCTGCAGGCCGGCTGGTGGTGCACGATAAAAAGACCGGAAAGGAGATTGAACACAAGCTTCCCCCTTCTATTGGGGTGGTCGAAGATCCTGCCTTGGAGTGCAGCGGACCGCTGTGGATTCGCGGAGGCATTCCTATCGAATCCCACGACGGCAAGCGCTACGAGGTGCGCAATCGCGCAACGCTGTGTCGGTGCGGGGCTTCAAGTAACATGCCGTTTTGCAACGGCAGTCATGCAAGCATCAAGTTCAGAGACGGACTTGATTAA
- a CDS encoding nitroreductase family protein has product MKQEQQALGRKATYEINPLILNRWSARAMSGEALSHEELMPLFEAARWAPSAFNGQPWRFVYAKRDTPHWSRLFGLLMDLNKSWAKDAAALAVVVSKKTSDYNGQPNATHQFDTGAAWQNLALEATSRGLVAHAMGGFDHDGARHELDLPDDYEPLAMVAIGRPAPKEKLDPALREREYPSDRKPLAEIVMEGKFRA; this is encoded by the coding sequence GTGAAACAAGAGCAACAAGCGCTTGGAAGAAAGGCAACTTACGAGATAAACCCGCTGATACTGAACAGGTGGTCTGCGCGGGCCATGAGCGGCGAGGCGCTCTCGCATGAAGAGCTCATGCCACTGTTTGAAGCGGCCAGGTGGGCCCCGTCAGCGTTCAACGGCCAGCCGTGGCGCTTTGTCTATGCAAAAAGGGACACGCCACACTGGAGCCGGCTGTTTGGGCTACTCATGGATCTCAACAAGTCGTGGGCAAAGGACGCCGCGGCGCTTGCAGTGGTCGTCTCGAAAAAGACCTCTGACTATAACGGCCAACCAAACGCTACACATCAGTTTGACACTGGCGCTGCTTGGCAGAACCTTGCCCTTGAAGCTACCTCGCGCGGCCTTGTTGCGCACGCGATGGGTGGGTTTGACCACGATGGGGCAAGGCACGAGCTGGACCTGCCGGATGACTATGAGCCGCTAGCGATGGTTGCTATAGGCAGGCCAGCGCCAAAAGAAAAACTCGATCCTGCCCTTCGCGAAAGGGAATACCCAAGCGACAGAAAGCCGCTGGCAGAAATAGTGATGGAGGGAAAGTTCAGAGCGTAG